The Suncus etruscus isolate mSunEtr1 chromosome 14, mSunEtr1.pri.cur, whole genome shotgun sequence genome contains a region encoding:
- the HSPA4 gene encoding heat shock 70 kDa protein 4 — MSVVGIDLGFQSCYVAVARAGGIETIANEYSDRCTPACISFGPKNRSIGAAAKSQVISNAKNTVQGFKRFHGRAFSDPFVEAEKSGLAYDIVQLPTGLTGIKVKYMEEERNFTTEQVTAMLLSKLKETAEHVLKKPVVDCVVSVPGFYTDAERRSVMDATQIAGLNCLRLMNETTAVALAYGIYKQDLPALEEKPRNVVFVDMGHSAYQVSVCAFNRGKLKVLATAFDTTLGGRKFDEVLVNHFCEEFGKKYKLDIKSKIRALLRLSQECEKLKKLMSANASDLPMNIECFMNDVDVSGTMNRGKFLEMCDDLLARVEPPLRSVLEQAKLRKEDIYAVEIVGGATRIPAVKEKISKFFGKELSTTLNADEAVTRGCALQCAILSPAFKVREFSITDVVPYPISLRWNSPAEEGSSDCEVFPKNHSTPFSKVLTFYRKEPFTLEAYYSSPQDLPYPDPAIAQFSVQKVTPQTDGSSSKVKVKVRVNVHGIFSVSSASLVEVHKFEENEEPMETDQNAKEEEKMQVDQEESHVEEQQQQSPADHKVESEEMETSQAGSKDKKMDQPPQAKKAKVKISTVDLPIENQLLWQIDREMLNLYIENEGKMIMQDKLEKERNDAKNAVEEYVYEMRDKLSGEYEKFVNEDDRNNFTLKLEDTENWLYEDGEDQPKQVYVDKLAELKNLGQPIKMRFQESEERPKVFEELGKQIQQYMKIISSYKNKEDQYEHLDAADMVKVEKSTNEAMEWMNNKLNLQNKQSLTMDPVVKAKDIEAKIKELTSFCGPIISKPKPKVEPPKEEQKNAEQNGPVDGQGDNPGTKAAEQGTDTAVSSDSDKKLPEMDID; from the exons GGCTTGTATTTCTTTCGGTCCTAAGAATCGTTCGATTGGAGCAGCAGCTAAAAGCCAG GTGATTTCCAATGCAAAGAACACAGTCCAAGGATTTAAAAGATTCCATGGCCGAGCATTCTCCGATCCATTTGTGGAGGCAGAAAAATCTGGTCTGGCGTATGATATTGTACAATTGCCTACGGGATTAACTGGTATAAAG GTGAAATACATGGAGGAAGAACGAAATTTTACCACTGAGCAAGTGACTGCTATGCTTTTGTCCAAGCTGAAGGAGACTGCAGAACATGTTCTCAAGAAGCCTGTTGTGGACTGTGTTGTTTCA GTTCCTGGCTTCTATACTGATGCAGAAAGACGATCAGTGATGGATGCAACACAGATAGCTGGTCTTAATTGCCTGAGATTAATGAATGAAACTACTGCAG TTGCTCTGGCATATGGAATCTATAAGCAAGATCTTCCTGCCTTAGAAGAGAAACCAAGAAATGTAGTTTTTGTAGACATGGGGCATTCTGCTTATCAAGTTTCTGTATGTGCGTTTAATAGAGGAAAACTTAAA GTTCTGGCCACTGCATTTGATACCACGTTGGGAGGCAGAAAATTTGACGAGGTGTTAGTAAATCATTTCTGTGAAGAATTTGGGAAGAAATACAAACTAGACATAAAGTCCAAAATTCGTGCGTTACTACGACTGTCTCAGGAGTGTGAGAAACTCAAGAAATTGATGAGTGCAAATGCTTCAGACCTCCCTATGAATATTGAATGTTTTATGAATGATGTTGATGTATCTGGAACTATGAATAG AGGCAAGTTTTTGGAGATGTGTGATGATCTTTTAGCTAGAGTGGAGCCACCACTTCGTAGTGTTTTGGAACAGGCCA agTTAAGGAAAGAAGATATTTATGCAGTGGAGATAGTTGGTGGTGCGACACGAATTCCAGCAGTTAAAGAGAAGATCAGCAAATTTTTTGGTAAAGAACTTAGTACAACACTAAATGCTGATGAGGCTGTCACTCGAGGCTGTGCGCtgcag TGTGCAATCCTGTCACCTGCTTTTAAAGTCAGAGAATTTTCTATCACAGATGTAGTACCATATCCAATATCTCTGAGATGGAATTCTCCAGCTGAAGAAGGGTCAAG tGACTGTGAAGTGTTTCCAAAAAATCATTCTACTCCTTTCTCTAAAGTGCTTACATTTTATAGAAAGGAGCCTTTCACTCTTGAGGCCTATTACAGTTCTCCTCAAGATTTGCCCTACCCAGATCCTGCTATTG CTCAGTTTTCAGTTCAGAAAGTCACTCCTCAGACTGATGGCTCCAGTTCAAAAGTGAAAGTCAAGGTTCGAGTAAATGTTCATGGCATTTTCAGTGTGTCCAGTGCATCACTAGTGGAAGTGCACAAATTTGAGGAAAATGAGGAACCAATGGAAACAGATCAGAATGCTAAGGAAGAAGAG AAGATGCAAGTGGACCAGGAAGAATCACATGTtgaagagcagcagcagcagtcacCAGCAGACCATAAGGTGGAGTCAGAAGAAATGGAG ACTTCTCAAGCTGGATCAAAAGACAAAAAGATGGACCAACCTCCTCAAGCCAAGAAGGCAAAAGTGAAGATCAGTACTGTTGACCTGCCAATTGAGAATCAGCTTTTATGGCAGATCGATCGAGAGATGCTAAACTTGTACATCGAAAATGAG GGCAAGATGATCATGCAGGATAAGCTGGAGAAGGAGAGGAATGATGCTAAGAACGCAGTAGAAGAATATGTGTATGAAATGAGAGACAAGCTTAGTGGTGAATATGAGAAGTTTGTGAATGAAGAT GACCGTAACAATTTTACCTTGAAGCTTGAGGACACTGAGAATTGGTTGTATGAGGATGGAGAAGACCAACCAAAGCAAGTCTATGTTGATAAATTGGCTGAATTAAAA AATCTAGGCCAACCAATTAAGATGAGATTCCAGGAGTCCGAAGAAAGACCAAAAGTATTTGAAGAACTAGGGAAACAAATTCAACAGTACATGAAAATTATCAGCTCTTACAAAAATAag GAGGACCAGTATGAGCATTTGGATGCTGCTGACATGGTAAAAGTTGAGAAAAGCACAAATGAGGCAATGGAGTGGATGAATAACAAGCTGAATCTGCAGAACAAGCAGAGTTTGACCATGGATCCAGTTGTCAAGGCAAAAGATATTGAAGCCAAAATTAAG GAGCTGACGAGTTTCTGTGGCCCTATAATTTCAAAGCCCAAGCCCAAAGTGGAACCTCCAAAAGAGGAGCAAAAAAATGCAGAGCAAAATGGACCAGTGGATGGACAAGGAGACAACCCAGGCAC